In a single window of the Drosophila miranda strain MSH22 chromosome XL, D.miranda_PacBio2.1, whole genome shotgun sequence genome:
- the LOC108157618 gene encoding glycine-rich cell wall structural protein 1.8, with protein MKVFVCMCALFAVANAGFLGLLGGGGGGGGGGGGGGGGLKAGISLGGSSGGGGGGGGGGYGGGGGYGGGYHGGSHGGHGGGPVQVVKVIHQQGGYSGGGYSGGGGGGGGYAGGYGYEPAPQVYKVKVISEGGSHGHGPAPGPVYGAPESVKVIKLLSESAPLVSGPSFVGGGGGGSSGVSQVIKVVHENHDGGASYGGHSGSIQGGHAKVVRVIHEHSGGFGGGPAYAPIDVPGPAPVSSYLAPVQETPVYAPPAPAPVYAAPAPAPVYAAPAPAPVYASPPQVNYAPAPAPAPVYAAPAPAPVYSSPPQVNYAPAPAPAPVYSAPAPAPVYAAPPQVYSAPIQAPAPILSIPHQAPAPVFAPEEQLLPVGHAPAQTYGPPAY; from the exons ATGAAG GTCTTCGTTTGTATGTGTGCTCTCTTTGCTGTGGCCAACGCCGGCTTCCTCGGTCTGCTCggaggtggcggtggcggcggcggtggtggcggcggtggcggcggcggtcTTAAGGCCGGCATCAGCTtgggcggcagcagcggcggtggtggcggcggcggtggggGCGGCTatggtggcggcggcggctatGGCGGGGGCTATCACGGCGGTTCACATGGCGGTCATGGTGGCGGTCCCGTCCAGGTGGTCAAGGTCATCCATCAGCAAGGCGGCTACTCTGGCGGCGGCTACTccggaggcggcggcggcggtggaggCTATGCCGGCGGCTATGGCTACGAGCCCGCCCCACAGGTCTACAAAGTAAAGGTCATCTCCGAAGGCGGCAGCCATGGCCATGGTCCAGCCCCCGGACCAGTCTACGGTGCCCCAGAATCCGTCAAGGTGATCAAGTTATTGTCGGAGTCCGCTCCTCTGGTCAGCGGTCCATCTTTCgttggcggcggcggcggcggctcgTCGGGTGTTTCCCAGGTGATCAAGGTGGTGCACGAGAACCATGACGGTGGTGCTTCCTACGGCGGACATTCTGGCTCAATTCAGGGTGGACACGCCAAGGTTGTGCGCGTTATCCATGAGCATTCGGGCGGCTTTGGCGGAGGCCCAGCTTACGCTCCCATCGATGTTCCCGGACCAGCTCCGGTGTCTTCCTACCTGGCCCCTGTCCAGGAGACTCCAGTTTATGCTCCCCCTGCACCCGCTCCAGTCTATGCTGCCCCTGCACCCGCTCCAGTTTATGCTGCTCCCGCTCCAGCTCCAGTGTATGCCTCCCCACCTCAAGTGAACTATGCTCCAGCTCCTGCACCCGCTCCAGTTTATGCTGCTCCCGCTCCAGCTCCAGTGTATTCCTCCCCACCTCAAGTGAACTATGCTCCAGCTCCTGCCCCGGCTCCAGTATATTCTGCTCCCGCTCCAGCTCCAGTGTATGCCGCCCCACCTCAGGTGTACAGTGCCCCCATCCAGGCACCTGCGCCGATCCTGAGCATCCCCCACCAAGCACCCGCCCCAGTGTTCGCGCCCGAGGAACAACTCCTGCCCGTGGGACATGCGCCCGCCCAGACCTACGGCCCACCAGCCTACTAA